In Leptospira harrisiae, a genomic segment contains:
- a CDS encoding LIC_10740 family protein, whose product MNTHLQKIKEYLRSLSEITKILVIRFYKIGTGETKLTRDFIFLFASWFSLLIFFSFFILAEQNPFRLLVPFQLYSYPSLDHREPIVIYISNGEGEQIPIHRKVLKQEETGAFIYQLVGEVGSPPYFDSVEALAKDGKLFSPKKLLDIRFALKQTWFVEKGNKLVIDWNVQILQDVMEKYRLPRTKSDETSDAEDENPNAPVDTITYYSGGTETGPKEPEEVIQKRRSLAMESTIRALNASLFENFKDLKTIEHKFSGEGNPVYHWDSISPLAIRP is encoded by the coding sequence ATGAATACGCATCTTCAAAAGATTAAGGAATATCTTCGTTCGCTAAGCGAAATTACTAAAATACTCGTCATTCGATTTTACAAAATCGGAACGGGAGAAACCAAACTCACTCGCGATTTTATCTTTTTGTTTGCTTCTTGGTTTTCTCTGCTTATTTTCTTTAGTTTTTTTATTTTAGCAGAACAAAACCCATTTCGGTTGCTTGTTCCTTTCCAACTCTATTCTTATCCCTCACTTGATCATAGAGAACCCATAGTGATTTATATTTCCAATGGAGAAGGGGAACAAATCCCCATCCACAGAAAGGTTTTAAAACAGGAAGAAACAGGAGCATTCATTTACCAACTTGTTGGTGAAGTGGGTTCACCACCTTACTTTGATTCTGTGGAAGCTTTGGCAAAAGATGGTAAACTTTTTTCTCCCAAAAAACTTTTGGACATTCGATTTGCTTTGAAACAAACCTGGTTTGTTGAAAAAGGAAACAAACTTGTGATCGATTGGAATGTACAAATTTTACAAGATGTGATGGAGAAATATAGACTGCCTCGGACAAAGTCTGATGAAACCAGTGATGCGGAAGATGAAAATCCAAATGCACCAGTGGATACCATTACCTACTATTCGGGTGGGACAGAAACTGGACCTAAAGAACCGGAAGAAGTCATTCAAAAACGCAGATCACTTGCGATGGAGTCCACCATACGTGCGTTAAATGCAAGTTTATTTGAAAACTTTAAAGACCTAAAAACAATCGAACATAAATTTTCTGGAGAGGGGAATCCTGTTTACCACTGGGATTCGATTTCTCCCCTCGCCATTCGCCCCTAA